The sequence below is a genomic window from Phaeodactylum tricornutum CCAP 1055/1 chromosome 14, whole genome shotgun sequence.
TGCAATTGCTGTGATTGCGAAATGCCCTATGGCGGGCAAGAGTAAAACGCGTCTGATACCTCTCTTGGGTGAACAGGGATCGGCTGCCTTGGCTCGTGCCATGCTCTCGGACGTTCTCACCAGTCTGTCACGTTGTGTAAGTCCACTTTTACATCAAAAAGGTAGGAAACGCGCCCTCTCTTTCTCTCATGAAGTATTCTCTATAGGAAGAGTTGAAGCCAGCGAAAAAAATTCTGTTCTATGCTCCCCCAACGCAGCAAGGTCTCGAAATAATGCGAGAAATTCTCATCAGTTTGTCACTATATAGTCAACCTCACCAAGAATGGGTTTTGCTACCGATGGTGTCGGTTTCATTGGCATCTTCAGATCTAGGGGATCAACTCACCGACGCCTTAGTGCGTGCAAGGCAAGTTCAGGTAGAAGAGCACCATACCGCCAACGCTTTGCCTGGACCCGTGATATTTCTCGGCATGGACGCCCCGGAACTCCCACTCGGTGAATTGGTCTCGGCCTTTGAGCACCCCGACACAGCTCTTTTATGTCCCTCCGACGATGGGGGCTACGGAATGTTATCCGTGCCGGCAACGGCCGATGCCGACTCCATCTTTGATGGAATCCGGTGGTCCGATCCTTTAACGGCAGTCGCACAACTCAAGAATTTAACGGATGGCGGTGTCCCCGTTCGGATCGGACAACTGATGCATGATATGGACGAGCCAGACGACGTCTTAAATTTGTGCGCACGCTTGCGAATCCATCATTTGCAGGATTCATCTCtcttgccgtctttgccgAACAATGCTAAGGCGAACGCCGCACCATCCGTAGATTCCAAGTACGTTAGCAAGCCAGATATTCTGATGCAACCGTCGTCGCTTCTACAGAAGCGAGAAATCTGTTTAGGAAGAAGCATGGAATGTTCTTGCCATTACACCAAACAGATTTTAGTAAAATGTGCAGTTATGGTCGTTTGCTAGAGCTTCTTGCGCTCGCTTAACGTGTTTGCATTGATTCAATTCTGATAAAGGCCGTCAAAATCATCATGATATGCCTctattaactgtaagtgaagATTCATTTCTATTGGGGTGCAAGCAAAGACTCTAGACAACTCTCGCAAACAGGCTCAAACTAGCGGTTGATTAAAAAGTTGCATATAGAGTATCAACTT
It includes:
- a CDS encoding predicted protein, which codes for MARNGAIAVIAKCPMAGKSKTRLIPLLGEQGSAALARAMLSDVLTSLSRCEELKPAKKILFYAPPTQQGLEIMREILISLSLYSQPHQEWVLLPMVSVSLASSDLGDQLTDALVRARQVQVEEHHTANALPGPVIFLGMDAPELPLGELVSAFEHPDTALLCPSDDGGYGMLSVPATADADSIFDGIRWSDPLTAVAQLKNLTDGGVPVRIGQLMHDMDEPDDVLNLCARLRIHHLQDSSLLPSLPNNAKANAAPSVDSNYGRLLELLALA